One Caldibacillus debilis DSM 16016 genomic window carries:
- a CDS encoding cation:proton antiporter — MLILQLAIILAAAKVAGSLSVRLGQPSVLGKLLIGIVLGPSVFGLVNETETLAELSQIGAILLMFIAGLETDIERFKQTGKAATFVGLGGMIMPMVFGYLAGVLLNLTTLQSWFLGLLLSATSVSISVQALKELNQLKSRAGTAILGAVVIDDVAVILALAFLMSMAGEDVHFTAIILKKIAFFAAAILAGWKAVPWFLRKFSSLQVTETVISSALIICLVYAYFAEYAGVAAIIGAYMAGLAISTTNFKHEVFEKVETISYSIFVPVFFASIGVSAQFSGIAQNLGLIVLLSAIAILTKFIGAAAGAKLAGFNRKSSLGIGSAMVSRGEVALILSAIGIESKLLSQDMFACIVVVILVTTVVTPPMMKWFFREAASGE; from the coding sequence ATGTTGATCCTTCAGTTAGCCATCATTTTGGCGGCAGCGAAAGTGGCGGGCAGTCTGAGCGTAAGATTGGGGCAGCCGTCCGTCCTCGGCAAACTCCTGATCGGGATCGTTTTAGGTCCCTCGGTATTCGGATTGGTCAACGAGACGGAAACGTTGGCCGAATTGAGTCAAATCGGCGCGATCCTGCTGATGTTCATCGCCGGGCTGGAAACGGATATCGAACGGTTCAAACAAACCGGAAAAGCCGCGACTTTCGTAGGGTTGGGCGGCATGATCATGCCGATGGTTTTCGGTTATCTGGCCGGGGTCCTGTTAAATCTCACCACGCTGCAGTCCTGGTTTCTGGGGCTTTTGCTTTCGGCGACGAGCGTAAGCATCTCGGTCCAGGCCCTCAAAGAGCTGAATCAATTAAAGAGCCGCGCAGGGACCGCCATCCTGGGCGCCGTCGTCATCGACGATGTGGCGGTCATCCTCGCCTTGGCGTTCCTGATGAGCATGGCCGGCGAGGACGTTCATTTCACGGCAATCATTTTAAAGAAAATCGCATTTTTCGCGGCGGCCATTTTGGCAGGCTGGAAAGCCGTCCCTTGGTTCCTGAGAAAGTTTTCCTCGTTGCAGGTGACCGAGACGGTCATTTCTTCCGCTTTAATCATTTGCCTGGTCTACGCCTATTTCGCGGAATACGCGGGGGTTGCCGCGATCATCGGAGCCTATATGGCGGGTTTGGCGATCAGCACGACGAACTTCAAACACGAGGTATTTGAAAAGGTTGAAACGATCAGCTACTCGATCTTCGTTCCCGTATTTTTTGCCTCCATCGGCGTTTCTGCGCAGTTTTCCGGCATTGCGCAAAATCTGGGCCTGATTGTTCTTTTAAGCGCTATCGCCATCCTTACCAAATTCATCGGGGCGGCGGCCGGGGCCAAATTGGCCGGATTCAATCGGAAAAGCTCGCTGGGAATCGGCTCCGCCATGGTGTCCAGGGGTGAAGTGGCGTTAATTCTTTCCGCGATCGGCATCGAATCCAAACTGCTGAGCCAGGACATGTTCGCTTGTATTGTCGTTGTGATCCTGGTCACGACGGTCGTAACGCCCCCCATGATGAAATGGTTTTTTCGGGAGGCAGCCTCCGGCGAATAA